The segment ATTATTTCAGAATCATGTCCGGCGGCAGAGTACGACTTCACGCAACAGTTATCAATCGGTCGATCGCGGAGAGCAACCGGCCACTCTGGATCACGCTGCGTCACACAAAACAGTACTATCATGCTGACTACAACTTTCCGGTATTCGATGATGCGCTGGATGCTGCGAGAAAGTCGGGGTTGGATGTATCGACGTCTGAAGACACCAGGCTGGCAATTATCTACGCGGGAAATGCCTGGATGAATGCAGGTCTCAATCCACTGCGGTGGGGGGGCTCCTATATCATGAGCGAACTGCAGGGAAGGCCCTACAATCAGGAAGCATCGCATCCAAGGTTTTCGCGAATCGGCTTGCACTGTCATGAGTTTGCGCACACTCTTGGTGTCGTTCACAGCAGCGGAAGCAGAGCCGACCTCATGGAAAGCGGAGTGCGGAACGGATCGATCGAAGGGAACGCTCCTGCTCCCCTGAATGCGCTGGCGCGAATGAGACTGGGATGGGCCCAGGTCATATCGGTTCAGGATTCTTCAATCCAGACCGTCGTCGTGAGTTATTCATTGACCGATCCGACCTACGTGAAAATGAAAAACAACCGTGGTGATCTCTTCGTCGTGGATAACCGCCGTTTCGATCAATGTATGATGATTGGAGATACGAAAGTACCCGACTACAACAACGCGGCGTTCTTTCCTCCGGCTTGGGGCCATGCATCAATACGGCAAGGTATGCTTGTCTGGCGCGTGAACGGCATTGACAGCATCGGAGACCCAGCAGGTTATTCGGCAGAAGGACTGATTTACGCAAGCGGTCGCTATGGAAGAACTTACCCTGAAGGCAATCCTTCTGAGACAGATGATGGGGTTCCGTTCCCGGGTGTATCGAACCGACGAATTCTCTCTCCTTCGTCCGATCCTCGCAGCCCATACACGACCGAGCCCAACTTCTTTGAGACCACGAAGTCTCATTATACGCTCTTTGTTCCGAACACAACGAGGGGATCAAATGCGAGCATGGAAATCGTCTTCGAGGATAGTGAACAAGGCACGTTCACCGTCCGCTTCAGCCTCTCCAATTCTGCGAATCATGTTCTCAGCAGCAGCTCGGCTGAAATCGTTCTCCCGTCGTCGTATGTGCTTTTTCAAAACTATCCGAATCCCTTCAATCCCTCGACAACGATTCGTTTTGCATTGCCAAAGGATGACCATGTTACGTTGAAAATTTTCGACCTGCTGGGGAAGGAAGTCGCAACGTTGGTATCTCAGGATCTTGGGCCAGGATACTTCACGGTTCGATGGCTGGCAAATGTTCCGAGCGGGACGTACTTCTACCAATTGCGGACGAACGAGTCCGTGGAGACGAAGAAGATGATACTGACCCGATAGTCTCTTCTGCGACTCTAGTTCTCATTTTGAATTCCGAGGAAAGACTGCTCACACACGATCAACTCTTGTGGGGACTTTCGTGAGTCGTTGTGATCTTGAGAATCCAGTCTGCCGTCTAAACGGAGCTCCCTAAGGACAATGCTAGCCCGATCGCGGAAGAGTCACTGCCGGCTGTTCAAGTCGGTCGCAGTGACCTTTTTTTTGGAACGGCCCGACTTCGCACTACGTGCTATGTCGGGCAGGCGGTCCCGCCAGACCGCGTGGCGGGCTGGTGCGTGCTCAGCGCCTATGCGTTTAGGGACTATTATACAAATAAGGATTCTACCCAATTCCAGGACTCACGATGAAAAGGACTAAGCCCTCTTTCATTCTTTTGGACGATTGTCCTCC is part of the Ignavibacteriales bacterium genome and harbors:
- a CDS encoding T9SS type A sorting domain-containing protein, with amino-acid sequence MKFSTLIAVFFFLSFATRDAAAESTITAIPTGVSDSQLDADTMHIELKILLVQFTDIECKKDSESGLPLYTAKNFEDLLGSEGMYVSPKMHSPDGDEIFGSMNDYFRIMSGGRVRLHATVINRSIAESNRPLWITLRHTKQYYHADYNFPVFDDALDAARKSGLDVSTSEDTRLAIIYAGNAWMNAGLNPLRWGGSYIMSELQGRPYNQEASHPRFSRIGLHCHEFAHTLGVVHSSGSRADLMESGVRNGSIEGNAPAPLNALARMRLGWAQVISVQDSSIQTVVVSYSLTDPTYVKMKNNRGDLFVVDNRRFDQCMMIGDTKVPDYNNAAFFPPAWGHASIRQGMLVWRVNGIDSIGDPAGYSAEGLIYASGRYGRTYPEGNPSETDDGVPFPGVSNRRILSPSSDPRSPYTTEPNFFETTKSHYTLFVPNTTRGSNASMEIVFEDSEQGTFTVRFSLSNSANHVLSSSSAEIVLPSSYVLFQNYPNPFNPSTTIRFALPKDDHVTLKIFDLLGKEVATLVSQDLGPGYFTVRWLANVPSGTYFYQLRTNESVETKKMILTR